The proteins below come from a single Aquarana catesbeiana isolate 2022-GZ linkage group LG12, ASM4218655v1, whole genome shotgun sequence genomic window:
- the LOC141114095 gene encoding heat shock protein beta-11-like, with product MLCLQLQSNTASWKPFLQPLWPISEDVFSTMEQDMIRMVEEIKANIRRVDHFHQQLMQEMNIGENKVLPMMTSSDIKSTEAGFVLSLGVQDFCPQELTVKVLGQKLLVTAAKETKNQDGRGSYSYKCQIFRKETDLPQEVKAEDISCTLTMEGQLRIEAPWRSIPAVEERTIHIQLTAPQGTDQKDNVNESKDTKE from the coding sequence ATGCTGTGCCTTCAGCTCCAGAGCAATACTGCATCCTGGAAACCCTTCCTGCAGCCTCTGTGGCCAATATCTGAGGATGTCTTCTCTACAATGGAGCAAGACATGATTAGGATGGTGGAAGAGATAAAAGCTAATATCAGAAGGGTAGATCATTTCCACCAACAGCTGATGCAGGAGATGAATATTGGAGAGAATAAGGTTCTACCAATGATGACAAGCAGTGACATCAAGTCTACAGAAGCTGGATTTGTGCTTAGTCTGGGAGTTCAGGACTTTTGTCCCCAAGAGTTGACTGTCAAGGTTCTGGGCCAGAAGTTACTGGTGACTGCAGCCAAGGAGACGAAGAACCAGGATGGTAGAGGTTCCTATTCCTACAAATGTCAGATCTTCAGGAAGGAAACAGATCTTCCTCAAGAAGtaaaggcagaagacatcagctgCACATTGACGATGGAAGGTCAGCTACGGATAGAAGCTCCCTGGAGAAGCATACCAGCTGTGGAGGAAAGGACTATCCACATCCAGTTAACAGCTCCACAGGGGACAGACCAAAAGGACAATGTTAATGAATCAAAAGACACCAAAGAGTAA